One Megamonas hypermegale genomic window carries:
- a CDS encoding PTS system mannose/fructose/sorbose family transporter subunit IID, translating into MAKISKKTLNKSFRNWYYGHLTCFSQEHMQTFGYLCAMLPIVEELYKTKEEQKKAMETYTAFFNTEPQVGSVVVGITASLEEAKANGADDINAETINGLRAGLMGPLAGIGDSLVVGTLIPILLGVAMGLSSGGSPIGAIFYIIVWNLLITFGMRFLYFKGYELGGKAIDFLVGEQATAIRESIVMLGTIVIGAVAATWINIKTGFTMTAAGADKPFLVLQNTLDGVFPNILSAAFVILCWYLMAKRKMSPIMVMLLLVVIAFVGVLVGFFDTGLSY; encoded by the coding sequence ATGGCAAAGATTTCTAAGAAAACATTAAATAAATCATTTAGAAATTGGTATTATGGACATTTAACATGTTTCTCCCAAGAACACATGCAGACTTTTGGTTATTTGTGTGCCATGTTACCAATTGTTGAAGAATTATATAAAACAAAAGAAGAACAAAAGAAAGCAATGGAAACATATACAGCTTTCTTCAATACAGAACCACAGGTCGGCAGTGTTGTTGTTGGTATCACAGCCAGCTTAGAAGAAGCAAAAGCAAATGGCGCAGACGATATCAACGCAGAAACAATCAATGGTCTTCGTGCAGGTCTTATGGGTCCTCTTGCTGGTATCGGCGATTCTCTCGTTGTAGGTACGTTAATCCCTATCCTGCTCGGCGTGGCAATGGGTCTTTCTTCCGGCGGCTCGCCAATCGGTGCTATTTTCTACATCATTGTATGGAACTTGCTTATCACTTTCGGTATGAGATTTTTATACTTCAAAGGCTATGAACTCGGCGGTAAAGCGATTGATTTCTTAGTCGGCGAACAGGCTACGGCAATCCGTGAATCTATCGTTATGCTCGGTACTATCGTAATCGGCGCCGTTGCTGCAACATGGATTAACATCAAAACAGGCTTCACTATGACGGCAGCCGGTGCGGACAAACCGTTCCTCGTACTGCAAAATACATTGGACGGCGTATTCCCGAACATCTTATCGGCAGCTTTCGTTATCCTGTGCTGGTATCTGATGGCGAAAAGAAAAATGTCGCCGATTATGGTAATGCTGCTTCTCGTAGTGATTGCATTCGTCGGCGTACTTGTAGGCTTCTTCGATACGGGTCTCAGCTATTAA
- a CDS encoding Cof-type HAD-IIB family hydrolase, with amino-acid sequence MQYKIVFSDIDGTVLTSSHHVLPSTTLAVKELLQKSIPFVLVSARMPQAIRTVTDEMNVNIPMISYGGALVLDDRQNILYDRKISAADTAAVIKEIKLFWQDSVVINYYAGDGWFVEDTENKAVVREENITRVKARQADFAQLLADGVLPNKLLCMTSPPICEMMEKMLGEMFPQLKIMRSSPILLEIMDKTVSKAEGIKIMLEHFGLKANQSIAFGDNYNDLDMLELAGVGVAMNNAPDDVKKTASAVTDDNNHDGIYKFLQKIKLVD; translated from the coding sequence ATGCAATATAAAATCGTTTTTTCAGATATCGACGGTACAGTGCTCACATCATCGCATCACGTTCTGCCGAGTACGACGCTTGCCGTAAAAGAACTGCTGCAAAAGTCCATCCCCTTTGTACTCGTTTCGGCGCGTATGCCGCAAGCCATACGGACAGTAACAGATGAAATGAATGTGAACATACCGATGATAAGTTACGGCGGAGCGTTAGTTCTGGATGACAGGCAAAATATCCTGTATGACAGAAAAATAAGTGCTGCGGATACGGCGGCCGTCATCAAGGAAATAAAACTGTTCTGGCAAGACAGTGTAGTTATCAACTATTATGCGGGAGACGGCTGGTTTGTAGAAGACACGGAGAATAAAGCAGTTGTCAGAGAGGAGAATATTACCCGCGTAAAAGCACGGCAGGCTGATTTTGCGCAACTGCTGGCAGACGGCGTATTGCCGAACAAACTTTTGTGCATGACCAGTCCGCCTATTTGCGAAATGATGGAAAAAATGCTCGGAGAAATGTTTCCGCAGCTGAAAATAATGCGTTCCAGTCCGATTTTGCTGGAGATAATGGACAAAACCGTATCAAAGGCGGAAGGTATAAAAATCATGCTGGAGCATTTCGGCTTGAAGGCAAATCAGTCCATTGCCTTCGGGGATAATTACAATGATTTGGACATGCTAGAGCTTGCAGGCGTCGGCGTGGCGATGAACAATGCGCCGGACGACGTGAAGAAAACGGCGTCTGCCGTAACGGATGATAATAATCACGACGGCATTTATAAATTTTTACAAAAGATAAAATTAGTGGATTGA